One Triticum dicoccoides isolate Atlit2015 ecotype Zavitan chromosome 5B, WEW_v2.0, whole genome shotgun sequence genomic window carries:
- the LOC119306491 gene encoding putative protein TPRXL — MAGLARFILLLLLVLAVPVAQPTPYSDNLQDACNKTLFPKLCIQALTGNPETRTADARRLAELSVNFAKQAGTKLAATAHDELNGVKPDDALFKCLDSCSDDIEEAVAHLSGLSREVTDTKFLEVKSWLSATLGGSSTCEDSCKDAPASDAKLFVVAKSIEFEKLLRVTLDLITEASGSMSASGDVAVPPTAYHGSASGSYGASAPDFYSASASESSESASPSESSGSASAPDSYSASAPESSGTASAPSSQAPSADASAPSTSSAPTSEAPSAAAPGPSYGSSSAPSSEAPSTDASAPSSSSDASAPSNAPTSDAPSAGAPGPSYGSSSAPSSQAPSTDAPTPSSAPTSDAPSSGSPGPSYGSASGPATDAPSPSPSGADAPSSGSASAPSSGSAGAPSSGSASAPSYGSAGAPSPSNAGAPDADSPA; from the coding sequence ATGGCCGGTCTGGCTCGCttcatcctcctcctgctcctcgtccTCGCTGTCCCCGTCGCTCAGCCTACCCCCTACAGTGACAACCTCCAGGACGCGTGCAACAAGACGTTGTTCCCCAAACTGTGCATCCAGGCGCTGACGGGCAACCCGGAGACCCGGACAGCGGACGCGCGCCGGCTGGCCGAGTTGTCCGTGAACTTCGCCAAGCAGGCGGGCACCAAGCTGGCAGCGACCGCTCACGACGAGCTCAACGGTGTCAAGCCGGACGACGCCCTGTTCAAGTGCCTCGACAGCTGCTCCGACGACATCGAAGAGGCGGTGGCGCACCTTAGCGGCCTCAGCCGCGAGGTCACCGACACCAAGTTCCTCGAGGTCAAGTCGTGGCTGTCCGCGACGCTGGGCGGCTCCTCCACCTGTGAGGACAGCTGCAAGGACGCGCCCGCCAGTGATGCCAAGTTGTTCGTCGTAGCCAAGAGCATCGAATTCGAGAAGCTGCTCCGCGTCACGCTCGACCTCATCACCGAGGCCTCCGGCTCCATGTCCGCGTCCGGCGAcgtcgcggtgccgcccacggcgtATCATGGCAGCGCTTCAGGATCCTATGGCGCCAGCGCGCCGGACTTCTACAGTGCCAGCGCATCCGAGTCGTCCGAGAGTGCCAGCCCATCCGAGTCGTCCGGGAGTGCCAGCGCGCCGGACTCTTACAGTGCCAGCGCACCGGAGTCGTCCGGGACTGCCAGCGCGCCCAGCTCCCAAGCACCTTCCGCTGATGCGTCGGCGCCCTCGACCTCGAGCGCACCAACCTCCGAGGCACCCTCAGCTGCCGCGCCAGGCCCCTCCTATGGCTCCAGCAGCGCACCCAGCTCCGAAGCCCCATCCACTGATGCGTCGGCGCCATCCAGTTCCAGTGATGCGTCGGCGCCATCCAACGCTCCAACCTCCGACGCACCATCAGCTGGCGCGCCAGGCCCCTCCTACGGCTCCAGCAGCGCACCGAGCTCCCAAGCACCATCCACTGATGCGCCGACGCCCTCGAGCGCACCAACCTCCGACGCACCCTCAAGTGGCTCGCCAGGCCCCTCCTATGGCTCCGCCAGCGGGCCAGCTACCGATGCACCGTCGCCATCCCCATCGGGCGCCGACGCGCCATCTTCCGGGTCTGCCAGCGCGCCATCATCAGGGTCTGCCGGCGCGCCATCATCAGGGTCTGCCAGCGCACCATCGTACGGGTCTGCCGGCGCCCCGTCCCCGTCCAACGCCGGCGCTCCTGATGCCGATTCACCTGCATGA